GGAGTTGCTGGTCGACCTGGCGGCCGCGATCGAGTCGGCGGACGCCGCAGCAGCGGGTGAGAGCCGCTGGTCGCGGGCGGTCGCCGCCGCTGGTCGGGTCCGCGATGTGCTGCGGGCCCGGATGGTGCCGGAGGCCGCGCCCCGGTCCTGCCAGTCGCCGGCCCTGCTGCGCGTCGCGGAGGAACGGCTCCGGCAGATCGAACGCAAGCGGTACGACGCCGTCCACGATGACCAGCGCACGTCCGGCCAGCTGTGGCAGATGGCGTGCTGGTGGGCCGATCCGGAGTCGACCTGGCTCGACTGGCCGTACGTCGATGGCTATCCGGAGCACGGTGACCGCGTCGCCGACCTCGTGCGTGCCGCCGCCCTGCTGACGGCCGAGGCGGACCGGATGCTGCGGCTCAGAGCCCAGGGACTGGCGTGACCGCGCGCCCGCCGGCCCGGCCGGACCTGCCTCCGGTGCTGTGCCTGGACTGCGCGACGCCGCTCACCGACCCCAAAGCGCGGGCGCGTCGGGTCGGATCGCTGTGCTGGCGGCGCCGGCGGGCCGAGGCCCGCCGCCAGGAACAGGCGGCGGCCGCCTCGGTGCTCCCCGACCCGGTGCGGGTGCGTGGCGGCCGCGACGCCGGCCACGACGGACCAACGCTCGTCGACCCGGCCGGCGTCATCGAGGAGGCATCCCGGTGACCCGCCGCACCCCGGCCCGGTCGCGGGTACCGCCGCACCTCCACCAGGCCACACGAGATCTGCCGGCGGACCACCGTGGCCGCCGGGTCTGTGTCGTGTGCGGGCTGCTCGGCGAGCCGGGCGACGCGCACCACCCGATCACCCTGCCAACCACCCCGGTGTCCCCGGTCCTCGCCGCCGCTGCGGCGGCTCGGGACGCCGCGATCTTGGGAGAACGAGATGCCGATTGAGGATGACGAGTTCGAGACGGCGTACCGGGCCGCGATGGCTGCCCGGCCGGGTCAGGCCGTCTACCCGGACGACGTCCGCAGGTCACTCGGCCAGGCCCGGCGGCCCGCCCTCCGGACGCCGGCACCGGTCCGGCCCGCCCCCGTCAAGCCGGTGGCCCGGCCGGCCGTCGCCGAACCGGCGCCAGCGTCGCCGGCGGCCGCCGTGGCGTCGACGGGCGTCGAGCGCGCGGGTTGGCTCGGCCGGCGCTGGCGGTGGCACGCCACGGTGATCACTCCGTCCGGCGACGAGCACACCGTCACCGGCCACGCGTGGCGCTGGGCGACGGCGTGTGACCGCGCTGCCCGGGTCGCGCAGATCCTGCTGACGCAGGTGACCGATGGGTGACCCGACCAAGCCCGCGCGACAGGAGCTGGGGACTGAGGTCTGGGTGCACAGCACGTGGGACCACCTCATCAGGGTCCGCGACCACCTAGGGCTGATCGGCCTCCTCGTCGTGCCGACCACCAAGGCTGGCAAGCCAGCACCGGTCGATCCGCAGCTCATCAGCAAGGGCCGGTACTCCTGGCACGGCCGCTACCACCTGACCGGAGGCGGCGGTGCGTAACCGCGACCTCCGGCGTGTGCAGCAGGACTTGGCCGCCCGGCGGGCCCGGACACCGGCCGAGGCCGCCGAGCGTGCCCACCGTGGTGCCGCGCTGGTGCGGCGGGCGCTCGCCGGCGAACCGGTCCCGGACCCACCGCAGGCGACCGCCGGGCCTCGGCCGGCCCGGCCGCCGGTGCTGGACGAACTGGTGTCCTGCGCGGGCTGCTACCGGCCGCACGTCGGCGAGCCGGGCTCGCTGTGCGAGGCCTGCGCCGGCGCGCAGCCGGTGCGACTGGACGACATCGAGACGGGAGTGGGCTGAGTGACGAGTCAGCAGGATGTGGAGGCGGCGGTCCGGGCCGAGCTCGGCCGCCTCGCCTGCGACGCCGTTCAGGCGCTCCGCCGGGTCGGCGTGCCGGTGCCGGTGATGCCCGGCACGGCGGCCGCCGCCAACGAGGTGGAGGCGCTGCGCGCGCAGGTCGCCCGCCTGACTGAGCAGCGGACCGCCCTTATCCGGCTATGCCAGCAGATCCTCGACAGGTGCGGCGGGCAACTTGGCGGGCCGTTCCTGCTGCTCGCCGTGGCCGAGGGCTGGCGGCGGCAACTGGCCGAGGCGTCTGCCGACGACCCGCCGCCCGACTGAGTCCATCGCCCTTGCCCAGCTGCTGTTCTCCGTG
The DNA window shown above is from Solwaraspora sp. WMMD792 and carries:
- a CDS encoding DUF6011 domain-containing protein gives rise to the protein MTARPPARPDLPPVLCLDCATPLTDPKARARRVGSLCWRRRRAEARRQEQAAAASVLPDPVRVRGGRDAGHDGPTLVDPAGVIEEASR